The following proteins are encoded in a genomic region of Mycolicibacterium rutilum:
- the katG gene encoding catalase/peroxidase HPI, which yields MSSDTSDARPPHDDAKTASHSESENPAIDSPKPKTHAPLTNRDWWPEQVDVSVLHKQNEKGNPLGQDFDYAEEFKKLDVEAFKRDVIDLIRTSQDWWPADYGNYAGLFIRMSWHAAGTYRIFDGRGGAGQGAQRFAPLNSWPDNANLDKARRLLWPIKRKYGNKISWADLIAYAGNAALEQSGFKTAGFAFGREDIWEPEEMLWGQEDTWLGTDQRYGGTNDSDRKLAEPFGATTMGLIYVNPEGPEGKPDPLAAAHDIRETFGRMAMNDEETAALIVGGHTLGKTHGAGPDEGMGPEPEGAPIEEQGLGWKCPFGSGKAGDTITSGLEVVWTGTNSQWSNAFLQNLYGYEYELTKSPTGAWQFEAKDAEAIIPDPFGGPPRKPTMLVTDMSMRVDPIYGKITRRWLDHPEEMDEAFAKAWFKLMHRDLGPVSRYLGPWVPEKQEIWQDPVPAVDHELVDESDIAQLKEQLLNSGLSVQQLIKTAWASASSFRGTDKRGGANGARVRLEPQRSWEANEPAELAQALPVLERIQQEFNAAAAGGKKVSLADVIVLGGSAAVEKAARDAGFEINVHFAPGRTDASQEQTDVESFAVLEPRADGFRNFVRPGEKNPLEQLLVERAYMLDLTAPELTVLVGGLRALNVNHGGTKHGVFTDKPGVLSNDFFVNLLDMGTEWKPSQTAENVYEGRDRVTGETKWTATANDLVFGSNSVLRGIAEVYAQDDSKDKFVEDFVAAWVKVMNNDRFDLD from the coding sequence GTGTCATCTGATACATCCGATGCTCGCCCCCCGCACGACGACGCCAAGACGGCCAGTCATAGCGAGAGCGAGAACCCGGCGATCGATTCGCCGAAGCCGAAGACGCACGCTCCGCTGACCAACCGCGACTGGTGGCCGGAGCAGGTCGACGTCTCGGTTCTGCACAAGCAGAACGAGAAGGGCAATCCGCTCGGGCAGGACTTCGACTACGCCGAAGAGTTCAAGAAGCTCGACGTCGAGGCGTTCAAGCGCGACGTCATCGACCTCATCCGGACCTCTCAGGACTGGTGGCCGGCCGACTACGGCAACTACGCGGGCCTGTTCATCCGGATGAGCTGGCACGCCGCGGGCACCTACCGCATCTTCGACGGCCGCGGCGGCGCCGGGCAGGGAGCGCAGCGCTTCGCGCCGCTCAACAGCTGGCCGGACAACGCCAACCTGGACAAGGCCCGTCGGCTGCTGTGGCCGATCAAGCGCAAGTACGGGAACAAGATTTCCTGGGCCGACCTGATCGCCTACGCCGGCAACGCCGCCCTCGAGCAGTCGGGATTCAAGACGGCCGGCTTCGCGTTCGGGCGCGAAGACATCTGGGAGCCCGAGGAGATGCTGTGGGGTCAGGAGGACACCTGGCTGGGCACCGATCAGCGGTACGGCGGGACCAACGACAGCGACCGTAAGCTGGCCGAGCCGTTCGGCGCGACCACCATGGGCCTGATCTACGTGAACCCGGAAGGCCCCGAGGGCAAGCCGGATCCGCTGGCCGCCGCGCACGATATCCGCGAGACGTTCGGTCGGATGGCGATGAACGACGAGGAGACCGCCGCGCTGATCGTCGGTGGCCACACCCTGGGCAAGACGCATGGCGCGGGCCCCGATGAGGGCATGGGCCCCGAGCCGGAAGGTGCCCCGATCGAGGAGCAGGGCCTGGGCTGGAAGTGCCCGTTCGGCTCCGGCAAGGCGGGCGACACCATCACCAGCGGCCTCGAGGTCGTTTGGACGGGCACCAACTCCCAGTGGAGCAACGCCTTCCTGCAGAATCTGTACGGCTATGAATACGAGCTGACCAAGAGCCCCACCGGCGCGTGGCAGTTCGAGGCCAAGGACGCCGAGGCGATCATCCCGGATCCGTTCGGCGGGCCGCCGCGCAAGCCGACGATGCTCGTGACCGACATGTCGATGAGGGTGGACCCGATCTACGGCAAGATCACGCGCCGCTGGCTCGACCATCCGGAGGAAATGGACGAGGCCTTCGCCAAGGCCTGGTTCAAGCTGATGCACCGCGACTTGGGGCCGGTCAGCCGCTACCTCGGGCCGTGGGTCCCCGAAAAGCAGGAGATCTGGCAGGACCCGGTGCCGGCGGTCGATCATGAACTGGTCGACGAGTCCGACATCGCCCAGCTCAAGGAGCAGCTGCTCAACTCGGGTCTGTCCGTACAGCAGCTGATCAAGACGGCGTGGGCGTCGGCGTCGAGCTTCCGTGGCACCGACAAGCGCGGTGGCGCCAACGGAGCGCGGGTCCGGCTGGAGCCGCAGCGCAGCTGGGAGGCCAACGAGCCCGCCGAGCTGGCTCAGGCACTCCCGGTGCTCGAGCGAATCCAGCAGGAGTTCAATGCGGCGGCCGCCGGCGGTAAGAAGGTCTCGCTGGCCGACGTGATCGTGCTGGGCGGTTCGGCGGCGGTCGAGAAGGCTGCGCGCGACGCTGGTTTCGAGATCAACGTGCACTTCGCCCCGGGGCGCACCGACGCTTCTCAGGAGCAGACCGATGTGGAGTCGTTCGCGGTGCTCGAACCGCGCGCGGACGGCTTCCGCAACTTCGTGCGGCCGGGTGAGAAGAACCCGCTGGAGCAACTGCTGGTCGAGCGGGCGTACATGCTCGACCTGACGGCTCCGGAGTTGACGGTTCTGGTGGGTGGCCTTCGGGCGCTGAACGTCAACCACGGCGGCACCAAGCACGGCGTGTTCACCGACAAGCCGGGCGTGCTGAGCAACGACTTCTTCGTCAACCTGCTCGACATGGGCACGGAGTGGAAGCCGTCGCAGACCGCCGAGAACGTCTACGAGGGCCGTGACCGCGTCACCGGCGAGACCAAGTGGACGGCCACCGCCAACGACCTCGTGTTCGGGTCGAACTCGGTGCTGCGTGGTATCGCCGAGGTCTACGCGCAGGACGACAGCAAGGACAAGTTCGTCGAGGACTTCGTCGCTGCCTGGGTGAAGGTCATGAACAACGACCGGTTCGATCTGGACTGA
- a CDS encoding alpha/beta hydrolase, with translation MRTVEYSPGRSADVYGDTSQPTVLMWHGAQTDSRAAMAPLAQRLHERGASVVLADWDSHADDGGRSDLLASARFAASWTDGPLVVVGWSMGGLAAAGLTIQAGRVGVEIAHTVCLAGAFMVRDPISGAPLPTELTGEPAAFTLLHGADDDVVPPDVSHSFATVLSRNGWPVDCVVLAADHGSIAGATYDAEGDRYLPSSDPATLAVADDVAARIAAVAT, from the coding sequence ATGCGCACCGTCGAGTACTCCCCCGGCCGCTCGGCCGATGTCTATGGCGACACCTCGCAGCCGACCGTGCTGATGTGGCACGGCGCGCAGACCGATTCGCGCGCGGCGATGGCTCCGCTTGCTCAGCGGTTGCATGAGCGCGGGGCGTCGGTGGTGCTGGCCGATTGGGACTCGCACGCCGACGACGGGGGCCGCTCGGATCTGCTGGCGTCGGCCCGGTTCGCGGCCTCGTGGACCGATGGTCCCCTGGTGGTCGTCGGTTGGTCGATGGGCGGGCTGGCGGCGGCCGGCCTGACGATTCAGGCCGGCCGGGTCGGCGTCGAGATCGCCCACACCGTGTGTCTGGCCGGCGCATTCATGGTGCGCGACCCGATCTCCGGTGCGCCGCTGCCCACCGAGCTGACCGGCGAACCGGCCGCCTTCACGCTGCTGCACGGTGCCGACGACGACGTCGTCCCGCCCGACGTCAGCCACTCGTTCGCCACTGTGCTGTCGCGTAACGGATGGCCCGTCGACTGCGTGGTGCTGGCGGCCGATCACGGGTCGATCGCGGGCGCGACCTACGACGCGGAGGGCGACCGCTACCTGCCGTCGTCGGACCCGGCGACGCTGGCAGTGGCCGACGATGTGGCCGCGCGGATCGCCGCGGTGGCCACTTGA
- a CDS encoding MBL fold metallo-hydrolase — protein MTTSSATQNLVQLRHDLWQTRLDTPLPGLTTHAYLWRGPRGNVLFYSPATEADFDAIEALGGVRAQYLSHLDEAGPNLARIAERFGSRLHAPAAELDAIERHAAVDVPLGYERYVDDNGVEVLPTPGHSDGSTSYLVTGSGGERYLFTGDTMFLTKEGTWATFLVPGRGSAAELRNSVALLGTVAPDLVISSAFGGDTAWAVVDGSQWERSVQQAAATVPS, from the coding sequence ATGACTACTTCTTCAGCGACGCAGAATCTGGTTCAACTTCGCCACGACCTGTGGCAGACGCGGTTGGACACCCCGCTTCCCGGCCTGACGACCCACGCGTATCTCTGGCGTGGGCCGCGCGGCAACGTGCTGTTCTACAGTCCCGCAACCGAAGCCGACTTCGACGCGATCGAGGCGCTCGGCGGCGTCCGCGCGCAGTACCTGTCACACCTCGACGAGGCCGGACCCAACCTGGCCCGGATCGCCGAGCGGTTCGGATCCCGGTTGCATGCGCCCGCCGCAGAGCTGGACGCGATCGAACGCCACGCCGCCGTTGACGTGCCACTCGGCTACGAGCGATACGTCGACGACAACGGTGTCGAGGTGCTTCCCACCCCCGGCCATTCCGACGGCAGCACAAGCTATCTCGTGACCGGATCCGGCGGCGAGCGTTATCTGTTCACCGGCGACACGATGTTCCTGACCAAGGAAGGCACCTGGGCGACGTTCTTGGTGCCGGGTCGCGGCAGCGCCGCCGAGTTGCGCAACAGCGTCGCGCTGCTGGGCACCGTCGCACCGGATCTGGTGATCTCCAGTGCGTTCGGCGGCGACACCGCGTGGGCGGTCGTCGACGGATCTCAGTGGGAGCGGTCCGTGCAGCAGGCGGCGGCGACGGTGCCGTCCTGA
- a CDS encoding DUF899 domain-containing protein: MRTPPVVSEQEWLEAWREMLVKEKAAMRARDALAAQRRRMPWLAVDKNYEFEGPAGRVSLLNLFDGRRQLIVYRAFIEPGTGDWPEHGCQGCSLMADHVPNLAHLNARDTTFVYASRASQADLERMKAKMGWRHPWFTITDDFDVDFGVQDWHGTNAFIRDDADRIYRTYFVSGRGDETFVTTWNLLDITALGRQENWEDSPEGYPQDPPYEWWTWNDSYAQHRPWRWFGDPDPDDPHDQRPPRPDTQDGTVAAACCTDRSH; encoded by the coding sequence ATGCGCACGCCACCCGTCGTCTCCGAGCAGGAGTGGTTGGAAGCCTGGCGGGAAATGTTGGTCAAAGAGAAGGCAGCCATGCGCGCTCGTGACGCACTGGCCGCGCAACGGCGCCGCATGCCGTGGTTGGCGGTGGACAAGAATTACGAGTTCGAGGGGCCTGCAGGTCGAGTCAGCCTGCTCAATCTGTTCGACGGCCGTCGCCAGCTGATCGTGTACCGGGCGTTCATCGAACCGGGTACCGGTGACTGGCCCGAACACGGTTGCCAGGGCTGCTCTTTGATGGCCGACCACGTGCCCAACCTTGCCCACCTCAACGCGCGGGACACCACGTTCGTCTACGCGTCGCGGGCTTCGCAGGCCGACCTCGAACGCATGAAGGCGAAGATGGGGTGGCGCCATCCGTGGTTCACGATCACCGACGACTTCGACGTCGACTTCGGCGTCCAGGACTGGCACGGCACCAACGCGTTCATCCGCGACGACGCCGACCGCATCTACCGCACGTACTTCGTCAGTGGCCGCGGCGACGAAACCTTCGTCACCACCTGGAATCTGCTCGACATCACCGCGCTCGGCCGGCAGGAAAACTGGGAGGACTCGCCCGAGGGTTACCCCCAGGACCCACCGTACGAGTGGTGGACGTGGAACGACTCCTACGCCCAGCACCGGCCATGGCGATGGTTCGGCGACCCCGACCCCGACGATCCCCACGACCAACGCCCTCCGCGGCCCGACACTCAGGACGGCACCGTCGCCGCCGCCTGCTGCACGGACCGCTCCCACTGA
- a CDS encoding glutamine amidotransferase, whose product MRHPAGSSGSRGVVRSAPFLLLSIRGEDEAADDEHRAMMRFAGLDTAGMRRIRLTHEALGRVDLADFSGVILGGGPYNVSDPAETKSPTQRRAEADLLDLIARIVDEDFPFLGCCYGVGTLGTVIGARIDRSYPEPVGGVSVTVTAEGRDDDLFAGVPDVFDAYGGHKEGASLLPDAVVRLASSPDCPVQAFRVGRNVYATQFHPELDLGGLITRINVYKNHGYFPPESAESLKVAARQWDVRYPPIILKRFVDKYARQD is encoded by the coding sequence GTGCGGCACCCCGCGGGCTCATCGGGCTCGCGGGGTGTCGTGCGTTCGGCGCCGTTTCTGCTGTTGTCCATCCGCGGCGAGGACGAAGCCGCCGACGACGAGCACCGCGCGATGATGCGGTTCGCCGGCCTGGACACCGCGGGGATGCGGCGCATCAGGCTCACGCATGAAGCGTTGGGCCGCGTCGATCTAGCGGACTTCTCCGGTGTGATCCTTGGTGGCGGCCCCTACAACGTCAGCGACCCCGCCGAGACGAAGTCGCCGACCCAACGGCGCGCCGAAGCCGACCTGCTCGACCTGATCGCGCGGATCGTCGACGAGGACTTCCCGTTCCTGGGCTGCTGCTACGGCGTCGGAACCCTCGGCACGGTCATCGGGGCCAGGATCGACCGAAGCTATCCCGAACCCGTCGGCGGGGTCAGCGTCACGGTCACCGCCGAGGGGCGCGACGACGACCTGTTCGCCGGTGTGCCCGACGTGTTCGACGCCTACGGGGGCCACAAGGAGGGTGCCTCGCTGCTGCCCGACGCGGTGGTGCGCCTGGCGTCGTCGCCCGACTGTCCGGTGCAGGCGTTCCGGGTCGGCCGCAACGTCTACGCCACCCAGTTCCATCCCGAACTCGACCTCGGCGGCCTGATCACCCGCATCAACGTGTACAAGAACCACGGGTACTTTCCGCCCGAATCTGCCGAGTCGCTGAAAGTGGCTGCGCGCCAATGGGATGTCCGGTATCCGCCGATCATCCTGAAGCGGTTCGTCGACAAGTACGCCCGCCAGGATTGA
- a CDS encoding ArsR/SmtB family transcription factor, which yields MDEVFKALADPNRRLLLDSLNERNGQTLRDLCSRLSMARQSVSKHLAVLEDANLITTVWQGREKLHYLNAEPINAISDRWINQYDRARVQTLADLKTALETSPMDSSPEFVYTTYIRTTPERLWQAITDPAFSNRYMGHAVVSDWEKGSTYVWADRNGLEIEHPEQVILESDPYRRLAFTFHTFVPELAELGIDEETIAKAAAERRSKVTFEIEPVDEGQVKLTVTHDDFPAESAVRGLISGGWPWKLANLKSELEAA from the coding sequence ATGGACGAGGTCTTCAAGGCGCTGGCCGACCCGAACCGGCGTCTGCTGTTGGACAGCCTCAACGAGCGCAACGGACAAACCCTGCGCGATCTGTGCTCGCGGCTGTCGATGGCACGCCAGTCGGTGAGCAAGCACCTGGCCGTACTGGAAGACGCCAACCTCATCACCACCGTGTGGCAGGGCCGCGAGAAGTTGCACTACCTCAACGCCGAACCGATCAACGCCATCTCCGATCGCTGGATCAATCAATACGACCGTGCGCGGGTGCAGACGCTCGCGGACCTCAAGACCGCATTGGAGACCTCACCGATGGACAGCAGCCCCGAGTTCGTCTACACCACATACATCCGCACCACGCCAGAACGCCTGTGGCAGGCCATCACCGACCCCGCCTTCTCGAACCGCTACATGGGCCATGCGGTCGTATCGGACTGGGAGAAGGGCTCGACCTACGTCTGGGCCGATCGAAACGGCCTCGAGATCGAACATCCCGAGCAGGTGATCCTCGAATCGGATCCGTACCGGCGCCTCGCGTTCACCTTCCACACGTTCGTCCCCGAACTGGCTGAGCTCGGCATCGACGAGGAGACGATCGCGAAGGCTGCCGCCGAACGCCGATCGAAGGTGACCTTCGAGATCGAACCCGTCGACGAGGGCCAGGTGAAGCTGACCGTCACCCACGATGACTTCCCGGCGGAAAGCGCTGTGCGCGGCCTTATCTCTGGCGGATGGCCGTGGAAGCTGGCCAACCTCAAGAGTGAGTTGGAGGCGGCATGA